Within Calderihabitans maritimus, the genomic segment GAAAGCTCCCGGATCTCCTCCTTCGTCAGCCCCGCCTCACGCAATGGGCTGCGCACGCCTAGCTCCCGAATTGCTTTCATCCCCGGCCGATAGTCATGGATATCGTCTGCATTAGAACCGTCAATTATATAGGCAAGGCCTTGTTCTTCGGCAACCTGTTTTAACTTGGAGAAAAGTTCTTTCTTGCAATGGTAGCAGCGGTCAGGCGGATTGTCGGCAAATCCGGGCACTTCCAGCTCTTCCGAGCGAATTATCAGGTGCCGTACACCCAGGCTGCCGGCCAATCTTTTGGCTTCCTCCAGTTCATGCTGAGGATAAGTTTCCGAAGTAGCCGTGACTGCCAAGGCTTTGTCACCCAGCACTTCATGGGCTACCTTCGTTAAAAAAGTGCTGTCCACGCCACCGGAAAAGGCTATAACAACGCCCCCCATCTCAGAAAGGATGTTTTTCAGTTTTTCCAGTTTATGCTCTGCCGTGTTATTCATTCT encodes:
- the larE gene encoding ATP-dependent sacrificial sulfur transferase LarE encodes the protein MNNTAEHKLEKLKNILSEMGGVVIAFSGGVDSTFLTKVAHEVLGDKALAVTATSETYPQHELEEAKRLAGSLGVRHLIIRSEELEVPGFADNPPDRCYHCKKELFSKLKQVAEEQGLAYIIDGSNADDIHDYRPGMKAIRELGVRSPLREAGLTKEEIRELSRAMNLPTWNKPSFACLSSRFPYGDKITREKLRMVGEAENYLRQLGLEQLRVRHHGQIARIEVKPDAFPLILKEAPNIVSKLKGLGYNYVTLDLEGYRTGSMNEVLKEERQAWTANS